One Hordeum vulgare subsp. vulgare chromosome 4H, MorexV3_pseudomolecules_assembly, whole genome shotgun sequence DNA window includes the following coding sequences:
- the LOC123447031 gene encoding uncharacterized protein LOC123447031, with amino-acid sequence MITRSKLVEQLRDYQIRSQHKRDIIGAISWGLLCCLLIVSSYMMLYFRHFWLSAVIISVGILLPAGLYILRQRKLAKKRERRLLLPLSM; translated from the exons ATGATAACCCGGTCCAAGCTGGTGGAGCAGCTGCGCGACTACCAGATCCGATCCCAGCACAA GCGCGACATCATCGGAGCCATCTCATGGGGCTTGCTGTGTTGCCTCCTAATAGTATCCTCGTACATGATGCTATACTTCAGGCACTTCTGGTTATCAGCCGTCATCATCTCCGTCGGCATCCTTCTTCCCGCCGGCCTGTATATTTTGAGGCAGAGAAAGCTGGCTAAGAAAAGAGAGCGGAGATTATTGTTGCCTCTCTCCATGTAA
- the LOC123447032 gene encoding glycine-rich RNA-binding protein blt801, with amino-acid sequence MADVEYRCFVGGLAWATDDQSLQNAFSKYGDVIDSKIITDRETGRSRGFGFVTFASDEAMRQAIEAMNGQDLDGRNITVNEAQSRRSGGGGGGFGGGGGGYGGQRREGGGGGYGGGGGGYGGGRSGGGGGYGSRDGGGGGYGGGGGGYGGSRGGSGGGNWRE; translated from the exons ATGGCCGACGTCGAGTACCGCTGCTTCGTGGGCGGCCTCGCCTGGGCCACCGACGACCAGTCCCTCCAGAACGCCTTCTCCAAGTACGGCGACGTCATCGACTCCAAG ATCATCACTGACAGGGAGACGGGCCGTTCCCGCGGGTTCGGGTTCGTCACCTTCGCGTCGGACGAGGCGATGCGCCAGGCCATCGAGGCCATGAACGGCCAGGACCTGGACGGCCGTAACATCACCGTCAACGAGGCCCAGTCCCGCCGctccggcggaggaggaggcggcttcggcggcggcggcggcggctacggAGGCCAGCGTCGTGAGGGCGGAGGCGGCGGctacggaggcggcggcggtggctacGGAGGTGgccgcagcggcggcggcggcggctacggcagccgtgacggcggcggcggcggctacggcggcggcggcggcggctacggTGGCAGccgcggcggctccggcggcGGCAACTGGAGGGAGTGA
- the LOC123447033 gene encoding uncharacterized protein LOC123447033 isoform X3 — translation MTVLEDLNTFMTNGASVRADVTEKSTPFILTGMLTVMTGGAHMKLLLSPLSLFNISTNILYATMKEELELEHVKNTARQVVSGCASRARTRWPASNGCSAHASGGQPAVAAHASGGELASATTQAADWRRSSPTGSPASRCEGEAAAAAAAAGPSLRAPSEKTREATGGRPRREMETGEPAVPPRVTSGRSYLQDL, via the exons ATGACTGTTTTAGAAGATTTAAACACGTTTATGACAAACGGGGCATCTGTCAGGGCTGatgtgacagaaaaatcaacGCCGTTTATTTTGACTGGTATGTTGACcgttatgacaggtggggcccacaTGAAACTTCTTCTTTCTCCCCTTTCTCTCTTTAACATTTCAACAAACATCTTATATGCAACAATGAAGGAAGAGCTCGAACTCGAGCACGTCAAAAACACGGCCCGTCAAGTCGTCAGCGGCTGCGCTTCACGTGCACGCACGCGGTGGCCAGCCAGCAACGGCTGCTCTGCGCATGCAAGCGGCGGCCAACCAGCGGTGGCTGCGCACGCAAGCGGCGGCGAGCTAGCATCGGCTACTACGCAAGCGGCGGACTGGAGGAGATCCTCACCGACGGGGTCACCAGCGTCGAGGTGCGAAGgtgaggccgccgccgccgccgccgctgccggccCCTCGCTCAG GGCCCCGTCCGAGAAGACGCGCGAGGCGACGGGAGGGCGGCCGCGGCGCGAGATGGAGACCGGGGAGCCGGCGGTGCCGCCCAGGGTGACCAGCGGGCGGAG ttACCTCCAAGATCTATGA
- the LOC123447033 gene encoding uncharacterized protein LOC123447033 isoform X2: protein MTVLEDLNTFMTNGASVRADVTEKSTPFILTGMLTVMTGGAHMKLLLSPLSLFNISTNILYATMKEELELEHVKNTARQVVSGCASRARTRWPASNGCSAHASGGQPAVAAHASGGELASATTQAADWRRSSPTGSPASRCEGEAAAAAAAAGPSLRAPSEKTREATGGRPRREMETGEPAVPPRVTSGRRSMNLRIHIRRQSSAELEMFKERWEKAVREDDEWMDPFDA, encoded by the exons ATGACTGTTTTAGAAGATTTAAACACGTTTATGACAAACGGGGCATCTGTCAGGGCTGatgtgacagaaaaatcaacGCCGTTTATTTTGACTGGTATGTTGACcgttatgacaggtggggcccacaTGAAACTTCTTCTTTCTCCCCTTTCTCTCTTTAACATTTCAACAAACATCTTATATGCAACAATGAAGGAAGAGCTCGAACTCGAGCACGTCAAAAACACGGCCCGTCAAGTCGTCAGCGGCTGCGCTTCACGTGCACGCACGCGGTGGCCAGCCAGCAACGGCTGCTCTGCGCATGCAAGCGGCGGCCAACCAGCGGTGGCTGCGCACGCAAGCGGCGGCGAGCTAGCATCGGCTACTACGCAAGCGGCGGACTGGAGGAGATCCTCACCGACGGGGTCACCAGCGTCGAGGTGCGAAGgtgaggccgccgccgccgccgccgctgccggccCCTCGCTCAG GGCCCCGTCCGAGAAGACGCGCGAGGCGACGGGAGGGCGGCCGCGGCGCGAGATGGAGACCGGGGAGCCGGCGGTGCCGCCCAGGGTGACCAGCGGGCGGAG ATCTATGAATTTGCGGATACAC ATTAGAAGACAATCGTCAGCTGAGCTGGAGATGTTCAAAGAACGGTGGGAAAAAGCCGTAAGGGAGGATGACGAGTGGATGGATCCTTTTGACGCCTGA
- the LOC123447033 gene encoding uncharacterized protein LOC123447033 isoform X1 codes for MKRRDGECSVGAGQDSQLKRSTRSATKNSGAEIDCPLRRGTRSGPAKSSHGVHIEKGAYSGAGKDFQSNGDTRSTAVNISHAIKMENESLTGAEKDFEIKRGTHTMSRRSSNGEKMENNARTGAETECRLGKSSGNIMGDGLANAAGGDCCFQGPDCNGVVRDEIVQDFGTGGSVVGGDGAACVPEGIQSNVGAENCESKGSKKSRVARNGLKSNVSSGADHVLEQRGEKGASMESGVTKESDVAAKRCSFAVPRSNANDPNCRRGQKAIVPWRFSVGYKRSFSKAFCSNGGSLKTPEYRAQGSSTQCTSGTRSIVRCMLPPFQMLEFRSCGISPQGKVRTPEHHIKKVKVEKDDNQGMPKNEVALARENVIRSLRDFRLIYKNLVNKLKDRPQKGGADLQAYKISGRGALHSVMTRVMLAMCVESMSG; via the coding sequence ATGAAGAGGCGCGATGGGGAGTGTAGCGTCGGTGCTGGACAGGATAGCcagctgaagagaagcacacgcaGTGCGACCAAGAACTCTGGTGCTGAAATTGATTGCCCATTGAGAAGAGGCACACGCAGTGGGCCTGCCAAGAGCTCCCATGGGGTTCATATAGAGAAAGGTGCCTACAGCGGTGCCGGAAAGGATTTTCAATCGAACGGAGACACACGCAGCACGGCTGTGAACATCTCCCATGCTATTAAAATGGAGAACGAGTCTCTTACCGGTGCTGAAAAGGATTTCGAAATAAAGAGAGGCACACACACAATGAgcaggaggagctccaatggggaGAAAATGGAGAACAATGCTCGCACAGGTGCCGAAACGGAGTGTCGTTTGGGCAAGTCCAGCGGCAATATTATGGGTGATGGGTTGGCCAACGCGGCTGGAGGAGATTGTTGTTTTCAGGGGCCGGACTGCAACGGTGtcgtaagagatgaaattgtccaGGATTTTGGGACTGGCGGCAGCGTTGTTGGTGGTGATGGGGCAGCTTGCGTCCCGGAGGGGATTCAGAGTAATGTAGGAGCTGAGAACTGTGAGTCTAAGGGTTCGAAGAAGTCCCGTGTCGCCAGGAACGGGTTAAAGAGCAACGTTTCTTCTGGTGCAGATCATGTGCTGGAGCAGCGGGGCGAAAAAGGTGCTAGCATGGAAAGTGGGGTTACCAAGGAGAGTGATGTAGCAGCCAAAAGGTGCAGCTTTGCAGTTCCTCGAAGCAATGCTAATGACCCGAATTGCCGCAGAGGGCAGAAAGCAATTGTGCCATGGAGGTTCTCGGTTGGGTACAAGCGGTCATTCTCGAAAGCTTTCTGCTCCAATGGCGGGTCTCTCAAAACTCCGGAATACAGGGCTCAGGGCAGCTCAACACAGTGCACTTCAGGAACTAGAAGTATTGTGAGGTGCATGCTACCCCCCTTTCAAATGTTAGAGTTTCGATCGTGCGGGATTTCTCCTCAGGGAAAGGTGAGGACACCTGAACATCATATAAAAaaggtgaaagttgaaaaggatgacaatcagggaATGCCAAAAAATGAAGTTGCCCTTGCTAGGGAGAACGTCATCAGGTCTTTGCGGGATTTCCGCTTAATTTACAAGAATCTTGTGAATAAACTTAAAGACAGGCCACAGAAAGGAGGAGCCGATCTACAAGCTTATAAAATCTCAGGAAGAGGTGCCCTGCACAGTGTAATGACGAGAGTTATGTTGGCCATGTGCGTGGAATCCATGTCGGGTTGA